A genomic region of Candidatus Pseudomonas phytovorans contains the following coding sequences:
- a CDS encoding OprD family porin, which translates to MMHTTCTLARSALAVSLALGLGLPAWAEEGGFFEDAKAGLTLRNYYFNRDFRDPGAAKSKVEEWAQGFIFKFSSGYTPGLIGVGLDGIAMFGVKLDSGRGTSGSELLPVHDDGRAADDYGRAGLAAKLRISATELKVGELLPDIPLLRYDDGRLLPQTFRGAMLDSREIEGLSLQAGQYREVSLRNSSDMQDLSAWAAPGVTSDGFNYAGAEYRFNQQRTLVGAWHSQLEDIYQQSYFNLLHSQRVGEWTLAANLGYFIDRDDGQARIGDIQSRTGYALLSAAHSGHTLYLGLQKVSGDSQWMSVYGSSGRTLGNDMFNGNFSNADERSWQVRYDYNFAALGVPGLLAMVRYGHGENASTAAGSNGKEWERDTEVNYTFQSGALKNLNIRLNNATNRRSFNSDFDQTRLIVSYPLSL; encoded by the coding sequence ATGATGCACACAACCTGCACCCTGGCCCGTTCGGCCCTGGCAGTTTCGCTGGCGCTGGGCCTGGGTTTGCCGGCCTGGGCCGAGGAAGGGGGGTTCTTTGAAGATGCCAAGGCCGGGCTGACACTGCGCAACTACTACTTCAACCGCGATTTTCGCGACCCCGGGGCGGCCAAGAGCAAGGTCGAAGAATGGGCTCAGGGCTTTATCTTCAAGTTCAGTTCTGGCTACACCCCGGGCCTGATCGGTGTTGGCCTGGACGGCATCGCCATGTTCGGCGTGAAGCTGGACAGTGGCCGTGGTACCAGCGGCTCCGAATTGCTACCGGTGCATGACGACGGGCGCGCGGCCGATGACTATGGCCGGGCAGGGCTGGCTGCGAAGTTGCGCATATCCGCCACCGAGCTGAAGGTGGGTGAGCTGCTGCCGGACATTCCATTACTGCGTTACGACGATGGCCGCCTGTTGCCGCAAACCTTCCGTGGCGCGATGCTGGACTCGCGGGAGATCGAAGGCCTGAGCCTGCAGGCTGGCCAGTATCGCGAGGTAAGCCTGCGCAACTCGTCCGACATGCAGGACCTTTCTGCGTGGGCCGCGCCGGGGGTGACTTCAGACGGGTTCAACTATGCCGGCGCCGAGTATCGCTTCAACCAGCAGCGCACACTGGTCGGCGCCTGGCATTCGCAACTGGAGGACATCTACCAGCAAAGCTACTTCAACCTGCTGCACAGCCAGCGGGTAGGGGAGTGGACGCTGGCGGCCAACCTGGGCTACTTCATCGACCGGGATGATGGCCAGGCGCGCATCGGCGACATTCAAAGCCGCACCGGCTACGCCCTGCTGTCGGCCGCGCACAGTGGCCACACCTTGTACCTGGGGTTGCAGAAAGTCAGTGGCGACAGCCAGTGGATGTCGGTGTACGGCAGTAGCGGCCGGACCTTGGGCAACGACATGTTCAACGGTAACTTCAGCAATGCTGACGAGCGCTCGTGGCAGGTGCGTTACGACTACAACTTTGCCGCGTTGGGTGTGCCGGGCTTGCTGGCCATGGTGCGTTACGGGCACGGCGAAAATGCCAGTACGGCGGCAGGCAGCAATGGCAAAGAGTGGGAACGCGATACCGAGGTGAACTACACCTTCCAGAGCGGGGCGTTGAAAAACCTCAACATCCGCCTGAACAACGCGACCAACCGGCGCAGCTTCAACAGCGACTTCGACCAGACCCGCCTGATTGTCAGCTATCCGTTGTCGTTGTAG
- a CDS encoding MFS transporter, translated as MNHTKTTPAAPRMHQGSIGDKLRGAFGVGKTRWGMLALVFFATTLNYIDRAALGIMQPVLAKEMSWTAMDYANINFWFQVGYAIGFLLQGRLIDKVGVKRAFFFAVLLWSLATGAHGLATSAAGFMVCRFILGLTEAANYPACVKTVRLWFPAGERAIATGLFNAGTNVGAMVTPALLPLILAVWGWQAAFIAMGSLGLVWVVLWVLKYYNPEDHPSVRQSEVQYIQQDDEPEPTRVPFSRILRLRGTWAFAVAYAITAPVFWFYLYWLPPFLNQQYSLGINVTQMGIPLIIIWLTADFGSIGGGILSSWLIGRGVRATTARLVSMLIFACTMVSVVFAANASGLWVAVAAISLAVGAHQAWTANIWSLVMDYTPKHLISTVFGFGSMCAAIGGMFMTQIVGSVLTATNNNYAVLFTMIPAMYFLALVWMYFMAPRKVESA; from the coding sequence ATGAACCACACCAAGACCACCCCCGCCGCGCCCCGGATGCACCAGGGTTCGATCGGCGACAAGCTTCGCGGCGCCTTCGGCGTCGGCAAGACCCGTTGGGGCATGCTCGCCCTGGTGTTCTTCGCCACGACCCTGAACTACATCGACCGCGCCGCACTGGGCATCATGCAGCCCGTACTGGCCAAGGAGATGAGCTGGACGGCGATGGACTACGCCAACATCAACTTCTGGTTCCAGGTTGGCTATGCGATCGGCTTTCTGCTGCAGGGCCGGTTGATCGACAAGGTTGGTGTCAAACGCGCCTTCTTCTTCGCCGTGCTGCTATGGAGCCTGGCAACCGGCGCCCATGGCCTGGCCACTTCGGCGGCCGGTTTCATGGTCTGCCGCTTCATCCTGGGCCTGACCGAGGCCGCCAACTACCCGGCCTGTGTCAAGACCGTGCGGCTGTGGTTCCCGGCTGGCGAGCGGGCCATCGCTACCGGCCTGTTCAACGCCGGTACCAACGTCGGCGCCATGGTCACGCCGGCCCTGCTGCCGCTGATCCTCGCCGTGTGGGGCTGGCAGGCCGCGTTCATCGCCATGGGCAGCCTGGGCCTGGTGTGGGTGGTGCTGTGGGTGTTGAAGTACTACAACCCTGAAGACCACCCCAGCGTACGCCAGAGCGAGGTGCAGTACATCCAGCAGGATGACGAGCCCGAGCCGACCCGCGTGCCGTTCAGCCGTATCCTGCGCCTGCGTGGCACCTGGGCTTTTGCGGTGGCCTATGCGATCACTGCGCCGGTGTTCTGGTTCTACCTGTACTGGCTGCCGCCGTTTCTCAACCAGCAATACAGCCTGGGCATCAACGTGACCCAGATGGGCATCCCGCTGATCATCATCTGGCTGACGGCAGACTTTGGCAGCATCGGCGGCGGCATCCTGTCGTCCTGGCTGATCGGCCGTGGCGTGCGGGCCACCACTGCGCGGCTGGTGTCGATGCTGATCTTTGCCTGCACCATGGTCAGCGTGGTCTTTGCCGCCAACGCCAGTGGCCTGTGGGTCGCAGTGGCGGCCATCTCGCTGGCGGTCGGTGCGCATCAGGCGTGGACGGCGAATATCTGGAGCCTGGTGATGGACTACACGCCCAAGCACCTGATCAGCACGGTGTTCGGCTTCGGCAGCATGTGCGCGGCGATTGGCGGGATGTTCATGACGCAGATCGTCGGTAGCGTGCTGACCGCCACCAACAACAACTATGCCGTGTTGTTCACGATGATCCCCGCCATGTATTTCCTGGCGCTGGTGTGGATGTACTTCATGGCACCACGCAAGGTCGAGAGCGCCTGA
- a CDS encoding sugar phosphate isomerase/epimerase, producing the protein MTDRIFSLAALTVLELSPPDMVEAAARAGYSHVGLRLVPATEQEQHFPLVADADLRRQTQARLRDTGIKVLDLEIVRLKPETCVADFEPILAVGAELGGTELLVAGNDPDEARMTERFAALCDLAAGYGIYPHLEFMPWTDVPDLSRAMRVVANANRSNGCVLVDAFHFNRSGSSLDDLALLAPQRMRYAQLCDVAGPVPADMDEILRQARNERRFPGDGDADLVSLLRGLSPTVPLSLEIPTRQLLEQGISGEQRARMALEKAMAVLATV; encoded by the coding sequence ATGACTGACCGAATTTTCTCCCTCGCCGCCCTGACGGTGCTCGAGCTGTCCCCGCCGGACATGGTCGAGGCCGCTGCTCGCGCCGGTTACAGCCACGTTGGCCTGCGCCTGGTGCCGGCCACCGAACAGGAGCAACACTTCCCGCTGGTGGCCGACGCCGACCTGCGCCGGCAAACACAGGCGCGCCTGCGCGACACCGGTATCAAGGTGCTCGACCTGGAGATAGTGCGCCTGAAGCCGGAAACCTGCGTGGCCGATTTCGAGCCGATTCTGGCGGTGGGTGCCGAGCTAGGTGGCACAGAGCTGCTGGTGGCTGGCAACGACCCGGATGAGGCGCGTATGACCGAGCGCTTTGCCGCGTTGTGTGACCTGGCGGCGGGGTACGGCATTTATCCGCACCTGGAGTTCATGCCCTGGACCGATGTACCCGACCTGAGCCGGGCCATGCGGGTAGTGGCCAACGCCAACCGCAGCAATGGCTGCGTGCTGGTGGATGCTTTCCACTTCAACCGCTCCGGGTCTTCGTTGGACGATTTGGCACTACTGGCGCCGCAGCGCATGCGCTACGCCCAGCTGTGCGACGTCGCCGGCCCGGTACCGGCCGACATGGACGAAATCTTGCGCCAGGCGCGTAACGAGCGGCGCTTCCCGGGTGACGGCGATGCCGACCTGGTCAGCTTGTTGCGCGGCTTGTCGCCAACCGTGCCGCTGAGCCTGGAAATTCCTACACGGCAGTTGCTGGAGCAGGGCATCAGCGGCGAACAGCGCGCACGCATGGCGCTGGAAAAGGCCATGGCGGTGTTGGCCACTGTTTGA
- a CDS encoding PDR/VanB family oxidoreductase codes for MIDAVVVSRNDEAQGICSFELAAADGSLLPAFTAGAHIDVHLPDGLVRQYSLCNHPEERHRYLIGVLNDPASRGGSRSLHEQVQAGARLRISVPRNLFPLAEGARRSVLFAGGIGITPILCMAEHLYHNGHDFELHYCARSSERAAFVERIRNAPFADRLIVHFDEQPETALNIAQVLGNPQDDMHLYVCGPGGFMQHVLDSAKGLGWQEANLHREYFAAAPVDASNDGSFSVQVGSTGQVFEVPADQTVVQVLEQNGIEIAMSCEQGICGTCLTRVLQGTPDHRDMFLTEEEQALNDQFTPCCSRSKTPLLVLDI; via the coding sequence ATGATCGATGCCGTAGTGGTGTCCCGTAACGATGAAGCGCAGGGTATCTGCAGCTTCGAGCTGGCGGCGGCGGATGGCAGCCTGCTACCGGCCTTCACTGCTGGCGCGCATATCGATGTGCACCTGCCCGACGGGCTGGTGCGTCAGTACTCGCTGTGCAACCACCCCGAAGAACGCCATCGCTATTTGATAGGCGTGCTCAACGACCCGGCTTCGCGGGGCGGCTCACGCAGCCTGCATGAGCAGGTGCAGGCCGGCGCACGGCTGCGTATCAGTGTGCCGCGCAACCTGTTCCCGCTGGCGGAGGGCGCGCGGCGCAGTGTGCTGTTTGCCGGTGGTATCGGCATTACGCCGATCCTGTGCATGGCCGAGCATTTGTACCACAACGGCCATGACTTCGAGCTGCACTACTGCGCCCGCTCCAGTGAGCGCGCGGCCTTTGTCGAGCGCATTCGCAACGCGCCGTTCGCCGATCGCCTGATCGTACATTTTGACGAGCAACCGGAAACTGCCTTGAACATTGCCCAGGTGCTCGGCAACCCGCAGGACGATATGCACCTTTATGTGTGCGGGCCAGGTGGGTTCATGCAGCATGTACTGGACAGCGCCAAAGGGCTTGGCTGGCAGGAGGCCAACCTGCACCGCGAGTACTTTGCCGCTGCGCCGGTGGATGCCAGCAACGATGGTAGTTTCTCTGTGCAGGTGGGCAGCACGGGGCAGGTATTCGAGGTGCCAGCTGACCAGACCGTGGTACAGGTGCTGGAACAGAATGGCATCGAGATCGCCATGTCGTGCGAGCAGGGTATTTGCGGCACTTGCCTGACCCGTGTGCTGCAGGGCACGCCAGACCATCGCGACATGTTCCTCACCGAGGAGGAGCAGGCCCTGAACGACCAGTTCACGCCGTGCTGCTCGCGCTCGAAAACCCCGTTGCTGGTGCTGGATATCTGA
- a CDS encoding MFS transporter, which translates to MNPDLKQRLDNDPMGRFQCLAIGICIVLNMIDGFDVLVMAFTAASVSAEWGLNGAQVGLLLSAGLFGMAAGSLFIAPWADRFGRRPLILLCLALSGIGMLLSALSQSPLQLALLRGLTGLGIGGILASSNVIASEYASKRWRGLAVSLQSTGYALGATLGGLLAVWLLGQWGWRSVFLFGGVVTVLVIPLVVLWLPESLDFLLARRPANALARVNRLAACLGQPALAQLPAPTAREQGAPRGFRQLLAPAMRRTTLVIWLLFFLVMFGFYFVMSWTPKLLVAAGLSAQQGITGGVLLSVGGILGAALIGGLASRWPLTRVLALFMLITAALLVLFVVNGASVTAALALGLLIGLFSNGCVAGLYALSPAVYDASVRATGVGWGIGIGRMGAILSPTVAGVLLDGGWQPLHLYGVFASVFVLAAGCLLLLRPAARPATASSSDALSH; encoded by the coding sequence ATGAACCCCGATCTCAAGCAACGCCTGGACAACGACCCTATGGGCCGCTTCCAGTGCCTGGCCATTGGCATATGCATCGTGCTCAACATGATCGACGGCTTCGATGTGCTAGTGATGGCCTTCACCGCTGCCTCGGTGTCTGCCGAGTGGGGCCTGAACGGCGCGCAAGTAGGGCTGCTGCTAAGCGCCGGCCTGTTCGGCATGGCGGCAGGGTCGTTGTTCATCGCGCCTTGGGCCGACCGTTTTGGCCGGCGTCCGCTGATTCTGTTGTGCCTGGCGCTGTCCGGTATCGGCATGCTGCTTTCGGCATTGAGCCAGAGTCCGCTGCAACTGGCGCTGCTGCGTGGCCTTACCGGCCTGGGTATCGGCGGTATTCTGGCCAGCAGCAATGTGATCGCCAGCGAATACGCCAGCAAACGCTGGCGCGGCCTGGCGGTTAGCCTGCAGTCCACCGGTTACGCCCTGGGCGCTACATTGGGTGGTTTGCTGGCGGTGTGGTTACTGGGGCAGTGGGGCTGGCGCTCGGTGTTCCTGTTCGGCGGCGTCGTCACGGTGCTGGTGATTCCGCTGGTGGTGCTGTGGCTGCCAGAGTCACTGGACTTTCTGCTGGCACGCCGGCCGGCCAATGCCCTGGCCCGGGTCAACCGCCTGGCCGCGTGCCTGGGTCAGCCGGCACTGGCGCAACTGCCAGCGCCCACGGCGAGGGAGCAAGGCGCCCCTCGCGGCTTTCGGCAACTGCTGGCGCCTGCCATGCGTCGCACCACGCTGGTGATCTGGCTGCTGTTCTTCCTGGTCATGTTCGGCTTCTATTTCGTCATGAGCTGGACGCCGAAATTGCTGGTCGCCGCCGGCCTGTCGGCACAGCAGGGCATCACCGGCGGCGTGCTGTTGAGTGTCGGCGGCATCCTCGGCGCGGCGTTGATTGGTGGCCTGGCTTCGCGCTGGCCACTCACCCGCGTGCTGGCCCTGTTCATGCTCATCACGGCGGCGCTGCTGGTGCTGTTCGTGGTCAATGGCGCGTCGGTCACTGCTGCCTTGGCGCTGGGGCTGCTGATCGGGCTGTTCTCCAACGGCTGCGTGGCCGGGCTGTACGCCTTGTCGCCGGCGGTCTATGACGCCTCGGTGCGCGCTACCGGTGTGGGCTGGGGCATTGGCATCGGCCGCATGGGCGCCATCCTCTCGCCGACCGTGGCCGGCGTGTTGCTCGATGGCGGCTGGCAACCGCTGCACCTGTACGGGGTGTTCGCCAGCGTGTTCGTGCTAGCCGCGGGCTGCCTGCTGTTGCTGCGCCCAGCGGCCAGGCCTGCGACTGCTTCGTCTAGTGATGCACTGAGCCACTAA
- the mrdA gene encoding penicillin-binding protein 2 — translation MPQPIPLKDHEKEKTLVNRRLMACAILVFSLVAVLVGRLYVLQVLQHDQQTAVSENNRVHVLPIAPERGLIYDRNGVVLADNKPSFDLTMTRERAGGDSAKVLDTLTQVLGLAEDDRKQFDKDLRRGRKPFEPVTLMVGLSEEQIALVAVNQFRLPGLEVEPQFIREYPLAEHFAHSVGYVGRINEKEAKVLDSTEYRGTQSIGKTGIEHFYESQLHGHVGYEEVETNAQGRVMRVLNHKAPTPGQDIVLTLDAHLQVAAEKALGDRRGSVVVLDPANGDVLAMVSNPSFDPNLFVKGISFKQYAELRDSIDRPLFNRVLRGLYAPGSTVKPEVAIAGLDSGVITPGSRVFDPGYYELPNYDHKYRNWNRSGDGWVDMYTAIMRSNDTYFYDLAHKLGIDRLHDYMAEFGLGQKVSLDMFEEASGLMPSAAWKRATRRQAWFPGETLILGIGQGYMQVTPLQLAQATSLLASKGVWHRPHLAMTVGGDTPVDPNPMHDIVLHDKHAWDQVSQGMQMVMHDPRGIARAAAAGAQYRIAGKSGTAQVVAIKQGERYNRNKTLERHRDNALFVGFAPADHPSVVVAVMIENGEAGGRVAGPVVREVMDAYLLDEQGHLKPEYASGANARSVPHI, via the coding sequence ATGCCACAACCCATCCCCCTCAAGGACCACGAAAAGGAAAAGACCCTGGTCAATCGCCGGCTTATGGCCTGCGCGATTCTGGTGTTCAGCCTGGTCGCCGTGCTGGTGGGGCGGCTGTATGTACTGCAGGTGCTGCAGCATGACCAGCAGACTGCCGTGTCGGAAAACAACCGCGTGCACGTGTTGCCCATCGCCCCCGAACGCGGGCTGATCTACGACCGTAACGGCGTGGTGCTGGCCGACAACAAACCCAGCTTCGACCTGACCATGACCCGCGAGCGGGCCGGCGGTGACTCGGCCAAGGTGCTCGACACCCTGACCCAGGTGCTGGGCCTGGCCGAAGATGACCGCAAACAGTTCGACAAGGACCTGCGCCGCGGCCGCAAGCCGTTCGAGCCGGTGACCCTGATGGTGGGCCTGAGCGAAGAGCAGATCGCCCTGGTGGCGGTGAACCAGTTCCGCCTGCCGGGCCTGGAAGTGGAGCCGCAGTTCATCCGCGAATACCCCTTGGCCGAGCATTTCGCCCACTCGGTGGGCTACGTGGGGCGCATCAACGAGAAAGAGGCCAAGGTCCTCGACAGCACCGAATACCGTGGCACCCAGTCAATCGGCAAGACCGGTATCGAACACTTCTACGAGAGCCAGCTGCACGGCCATGTCGGCTACGAAGAGGTCGAGACCAACGCCCAGGGCCGGGTGATGCGCGTGCTCAACCACAAGGCCCCGACCCCAGGCCAGGACATCGTCCTGACCCTGGACGCCCACTTGCAGGTGGCTGCAGAAAAAGCGCTGGGCGACCGCCGTGGCTCGGTGGTGGTACTGGACCCGGCCAATGGCGACGTGCTGGCCATGGTCAGCAACCCAAGCTTCGACCCCAACCTGTTCGTCAAGGGCATCAGCTTCAAACAGTACGCCGAATTGCGCGACTCCATCGACCGCCCGCTGTTCAACCGCGTGCTGCGCGGCCTGTATGCCCCAGGCTCGACGGTGAAGCCGGAGGTGGCCATCGCTGGCCTCGACAGTGGCGTGATCACACCGGGCAGCCGGGTGTTCGACCCGGGCTATTACGAGCTGCCCAACTACGACCACAAGTACCGCAACTGGAACCGCAGCGGCGACGGCTGGGTGGACATGTACACGGCCATCATGCGGTCCAACGACACCTACTTCTACGACCTGGCGCACAAGCTGGGCATCGACCGCCTGCATGATTACATGGCCGAGTTCGGCCTGGGCCAGAAGGTGTCGCTGGACATGTTCGAGGAAGCCTCCGGGCTGATGCCCTCGGCCGCGTGGAAACGCGCCACCCGGCGCCAGGCCTGGTTCCCGGGTGAAACACTGATCCTGGGTATTGGCCAGGGTTACATGCAGGTCACCCCGCTGCAGCTGGCCCAGGCCACCAGCCTGCTGGCGAGCAAGGGCGTATGGCACCGCCCGCACCTGGCGATGACCGTGGGCGGCGATACACCCGTCGATCCAAACCCGATGCACGACATTGTGCTGCACGACAAACATGCGTGGGACCAGGTCAGCCAGGGCATGCAGATGGTCATGCACGACCCGCGCGGCATCGCCCGCGCAGCGGCGGCGGGTGCGCAGTACCGGATTGCCGGCAAGAGCGGTACCGCGCAGGTGGTGGCAATCAAACAGGGTGAGCGTTACAACCGCAACAAGACACTGGAACGCCACCGCGACAACGCCCTGTTTGTCGGCTTTGCCCCGGCCGACCACCCGAGCGTAGTGGTGGCGGTGATGATCGAGAACGGCGAGGCCGGGGGCCGTGTGGCGGGGCCGGTTGTACGCGAGGTGATGGATGCGTACCTGCTGGATGAGCAAGGGCACCTGAAACCTGAATATGCGAGCGGCGCAAATGCCCGGAGCGTGCCACACATTTAA
- a CDS encoding GntR family transcriptional regulator: MSKPGQMVLVALRKMIASGELAAGERLMEVPTAELFGVSRMPVRMAFRTLEQEGLLVRFGGRGFQVRSVSADDIAGAVEVRGVLEGLAARQAAERGLSAQARAALQQCLVDGDQLFEKGFVTEEDLQAYHDLNMRFHQVIIEASHNPAIADALARNDHLPFASVTALAVDRHDLPREYRRFNFAHMQHHAVFDALTNRQGARAEAIMREHANATLRYAETFGGATADAGMKVILPSS; the protein is encoded by the coding sequence ATGAGCAAACCCGGTCAAATGGTGCTGGTCGCGTTGCGCAAGATGATCGCCTCGGGCGAGCTGGCGGCCGGCGAGCGCCTGATGGAAGTCCCCACCGCCGAACTGTTCGGCGTCTCACGCATGCCGGTGCGCATGGCGTTTCGCACCCTTGAGCAGGAAGGCCTGCTGGTTCGCTTTGGCGGCCGGGGGTTTCAGGTGCGCTCGGTCAGCGCCGATGACATCGCTGGCGCGGTCGAGGTGCGCGGCGTACTGGAGGGGCTGGCCGCTCGCCAGGCCGCAGAGCGTGGCTTGTCAGCGCAAGCACGTGCGGCGCTGCAACAGTGCCTGGTCGATGGCGACCAGCTGTTCGAGAAGGGTTTCGTGACCGAAGAAGACCTGCAGGCCTACCATGACCTGAACATGCGTTTTCACCAGGTGATCATTGAAGCCAGCCACAACCCGGCGATCGCCGATGCCCTGGCGCGCAACGACCACCTGCCGTTTGCCTCGGTCACCGCGCTGGCTGTGGACCGCCACGACCTGCCCCGCGAATACCGGCGCTTCAACTTCGCCCACATGCAGCACCACGCCGTGTTCGATGCCTTGACCAACCGCCAGGGTGCCCGCGCCGAAGCGATCATGCGCGAGCACGCCAATGCCACCCTGCGTTATGCCGAGACCTTTGGCGGTGCAACGGCGGACGCGGGCATGAAGGTCATTCTGCCCTCGTCGTAA
- a CDS encoding DNA binding protein, with product MSRLAEFRALEQLLAAKKRELSFIKIDPRLAREFEFESKLRNLLAEYQFNLSDVLALIESENTTTYGDTYQLWPPVAPPTRYKARQSKYYINPHTGEEVEAKSTLQKTVRLWIQQYGSAEVESWATAWTLHTPDR from the coding sequence ATGTCCCGCCTTGCGGAATTCCGTGCCCTCGAGCAACTGCTTGCTGCCAAGAAGCGTGAACTTTCCTTTATAAAAATCGACCCGCGCCTCGCCCGCGAATTCGAGTTTGAAAGCAAACTTCGTAACCTGCTCGCCGAATACCAATTCAATCTGTCGGATGTACTGGCTCTCATCGAAAGCGAAAACACGACCACCTACGGCGACACCTATCAACTATGGCCCCCTGTCGCCCCGCCCACACGCTACAAAGCCCGGCAAAGCAAATACTATATAAACCCTCATACCGGGGAGGAAGTAGAAGCCAAAAGCACTCTGCAAAAAACCGTACGGTTGTGGATTCAGCAGTACGGCAGCGCCGAAGTCGAAAGCTGGGCAACGGCATGGACTCTGCACACACCTGATCGGTAG
- a CDS encoding IS3 family transposase (programmed frameshift) gives MGKYTEQFKLTAVSAYLDGNNGFRKVAQHFDVDFSLLRRWVSSHQSESSLSSRSHGRRYDDDFKRQVLSYMHEHRLSMRQTAAHFGLGQSSQIGSWQRQYYSGDPIAPVDRQKKPIKVPKKIKPAKPTNTDDSQKPRDQLMAELEYLRMENAVLKELKALREEKGTNVGEKVLIVSRLKPRFPLPDLLRLVGLARSTFYYQVQAQQKPDKYAELKEQIQQVYRKEKGRYGYRRVALVIRKGGVLVNKKVIERLMAALGLQSLVRPKKYQSYRGVVGKIAPNLLERNFVAQRPNQKWVSDVTEFKVAEQKLYLSPVMDLYNGEIIAYETASRPQYSLVGNMLDKALKTLGEKPKLVLHTDQGWQYQQGQYRHQLRSRGVKQSMSRKGNCLDNAAMESFFGTLKSEFFYLKRFESIDELKAGLDEYIHYYNHDRIKLRLNGLSPVEYRTQAAA, from the exons ATGGGCAAATACACAGAGCAGTTCAAGCTCACAGCCGTCTCAGCCTACCTGGATGGCAATAATGGCTTCCGAAAGGTAGCCCAGCATTTCGATGTTGATTTCAGCCTGCTCCGCCGGTGGGTTTCCAGCCATCAGAGCGAATCCAGCCTTTCTTCACGCTCACATGGGCGGCGTTATGACGACGATTTCAAGCGACAGGTGCTGAGCTACATGCACGAACATCGCCTTTCCATGCGGCAAACCGCAGCACATTTTGGCCTCGGTCAATCATCGCAGATAGGCAGCTGGCAGCGGCAGTACTACAGTGGTGACCCTATAGCCCCTGTCGACCGCCAGAAAAAGCCGATCAAAGTGCCGAAGAAGATCAAACCAGCAAAACCCACAAATACTGACGATTCGCAAAAGCCCCGAGACCAGCTGATGGCGGAGCTCGAATATCTGCGCATGGAGAACGCTGTCTTAAAGGAGCTCAAGGCTTTGCGAGAGGAAAAGG GAACGAATGTCGGGGAAAAAGTCCTGATCGTTTCGAGGCTCAAGCCTAGATTCCCTTTGCCTGACCTGCTGCGTCTGGTCGGGCTGGCTCGCAGTACCTTTTACTATCAGGTGCAAGCTCAGCAGAAGCCGGACAAATATGCCGAGCTTAAAGAGCAGATTCAGCAGGTCTATCGCAAAGAGAAAGGGCGTTACGGCTATCGACGCGTTGCACTCGTGATCAGAAAAGGTGGGGTACTGGTCAACAAGAAGGTCATCGAGAGGCTGATGGCTGCCCTGGGTCTGCAGTCACTGGTGCGACCTAAGAAGTATCAGTCGTACCGAGGTGTTGTTGGCAAGATAGCGCCGAATCTGCTGGAGCGAAATTTCGTTGCCCAGCGTCCTAATCAGAAATGGGTGAGTGACGTAACTGAGTTCAAAGTGGCTGAACAGAAGCTCTATCTTTCGCCTGTGATGGATTTGTACAACGGAGAAATCATCGCTTACGAGACGGCGAGTCGCCCTCAGTACAGCCTGGTTGGGAACATGCTCGACAAGGCACTCAAAACCTTGGGAGAAAAGCCGAAGCTGGTGCTCCACACCGACCAGGGCTGGCAGTACCAGCAGGGTCAGTATCGCCACCAGCTGCGCAGTCGTGGGGTGAAACAGAGCATGTCTCGTAAAGGCAATTGCCTAGACAATGCAGCTATGGAAAGCTTCTTCGGCACGCTCAAGTCAGAATTTTTCTACCTCAAGCGTTTCGAGAGTATTGATGAATTGAAAGCGGGCCTGGATGAGTACATTCACTACTACAACCATGACCGCATCAAGCTAAGGCTCAATGGCCTGAGCCCTGTCGAGTACAGGACCCAGGCGGCAGCATAG